A single window of Culicoides brevitarsis isolate CSIRO-B50_1 chromosome 3, AGI_CSIRO_Cbre_v1, whole genome shotgun sequence DNA harbors:
- the LOC134835188 gene encoding uncharacterized protein LOC134835188 translates to MFVKFVVYSCLLIVTLDLIGINVIQNTSFAQRLGLRDPCTQRRQRLLSLLNLLCNDTQNSSVVARDACYGCFFRAALLTVGPTLLAQLSQCASIYLNNTSYMGCATQLATLAGGLRATSAPTIRNCYTGYCEFVQCVRRVNANNLIDACLLASITTLNLTVQSNRIALYTNTSSCILASARCDPYNPITGVFQGIYGQGQTQQISNFAALQNSLQITPNGDLRVISFPRTVFAAETFCSASNTLDQSTSGLCNLVG, encoded by the exons atgtTTGTGAAATTTGTTGTTTACTCATGTTTACTCATA gtcaCACTCGATCTTATTGGAATAAATGTCATACAAAACACATCTTTTGCTCAGAGACTCGGACTAAGAGATCCCTGCACGCAACGACGACAACGTTTACTGTCTCTGCTGAATTTGCTGTGTAACGATACACAAAATTCGTCTGTGGTAGCTCGTGATGCGTGTTACGGATGCTTTTTCAGAGCAGCTTTACTCACAGTTGGTCCCACATTATTGGCACAATTATCGCAGTGTGCGTCAATTTATCTGAATAACACGTCATATATGGGTTGCGCAACGCAGTTAGCG ACTTTAGCAGGTGGATTACGAGCAACGAGTGCTCCCACAATACGGAACTGCTACACGGGATATTGCGAGTTTGTTCAATGTGTGAGAAGAGTGAATGCGAATAATTTg ATCGATGCCTGTCTATTAGCAAGCATCACAACGCTGAATTTAACCGTGCAATCTAATAGAATTGCTCTTTATACAAATACCTCAAGTTGTATCCTGGCATCTGCTCGATGTGATCCTTATAATCCCATCACGGGAGTTTTCCAAGGCATTTATGGGCAGGGACAGACTCAACAAATTAGTAATTTTGCCGCGTTACAAAACTCACTGCAAATAACGCCAAATGGAGACCTGAGAGTTATTTCGTTCCCGAGGACAGTTTTTGCTGCGGAGACTTTTTGCTCGGCGAGTAATACTTTGGATCAGTCTACCTCGGGGTTGTGTAATTTAGTTGGATAA